From a single Fulvivirga ulvae genomic region:
- a CDS encoding dipeptidase codes for MNTHDYIEQNKQKFLDELLELLRIPSVSADSKFKNDVLKTAKFIKSSLEKAGVDKAEICETAGYPIVYGEKIVDKNLPTVLVYGHYDVQPADPYELWDSPPFEPVIKNDKIYARGACDDKGQMYMHVKAFEAMMATNSLTCNVKFMIEGEEEVGSDNLGIFVKENKEKLAADIILISDTAMIDNQTPSLTVGLRGLSYLQVEVTGPNRDLHSGVYGGAVANPINTLCEMIASLKDENNHITIPGFYDKVEELSKEEREALNSAPFDLDEYKKDLDIDDVSGEKGYTTLERTGIRPTLDVNGIWGGYIGEGAKTVLPSKAYAKISMRLVPGQKSHEITELFSKHFKSIAPKSVKVKVTPHHGGEPALTPTDSLAYAAASAAFEEAFGKGPIPTRDGGSIPIVSLFKDELNLNTVLMGFGLDSDAIHSPNEHYGIFNYMKGIETITLFYKHFAEMNK; via the coding sequence ATGAATACCCACGACTACATAGAACAAAATAAACAAAAATTTCTGGACGAGCTCCTCGAACTGCTAAGGATACCTTCAGTAAGCGCTGACAGCAAGTTTAAGAATGATGTACTCAAAACAGCGAAATTTATAAAATCCAGTCTTGAAAAAGCCGGAGTAGACAAAGCCGAAATTTGTGAGACGGCTGGATATCCCATAGTCTATGGAGAAAAAATAGTAGATAAAAATTTGCCGACCGTACTGGTCTACGGACATTATGATGTGCAACCTGCAGACCCTTACGAATTGTGGGATTCACCTCCTTTCGAGCCTGTGATCAAAAATGATAAAATATATGCCCGTGGTGCATGCGATGACAAGGGCCAGATGTACATGCATGTAAAAGCATTTGAAGCCATGATGGCGACAAACTCCCTGACATGTAATGTGAAGTTCATGATAGAAGGAGAAGAAGAGGTTGGCTCTGACAACCTGGGCATCTTCGTCAAAGAGAATAAAGAAAAATTGGCTGCTGATATCATTCTGATCTCGGATACAGCTATGATAGATAACCAAACTCCTTCACTTACAGTAGGCTTACGCGGGTTAAGTTACTTGCAGGTTGAAGTAACAGGGCCCAACCGGGATCTGCACTCAGGGGTTTACGGAGGAGCTGTAGCCAACCCGATCAATACTCTTTGTGAAATGATTGCCTCTTTAAAGGATGAAAACAATCATATCACCATTCCGGGTTTTTATGATAAAGTAGAGGAGCTCTCAAAGGAAGAGCGCGAAGCCTTAAACAGTGCCCCTTTTGACCTTGATGAATATAAAAAAGACCTGGATATAGATGATGTAAGCGGAGAAAAGGGATACACCACTCTCGAAAGAACCGGTATAAGGCCTACACTGGATGTAAATGGGATTTGGGGCGGATATATTGGAGAGGGAGCTAAAACCGTACTGCCATCAAAAGCCTATGCAAAAATATCCATGAGGTTGGTACCGGGTCAAAAGTCGCATGAAATAACAGAATTGTTTTCAAAGCACTTTAAGTCAATTGCACCAAAGTCTGTTAAAGTAAAAGTTACTCCTCATCATGGTGGTGAGCCAGCACTTACCCCCACAGATTCCTTAGCCTATGCCGCTGCCAGTGCTGCATTTGAAGAGGCCTTTGGAAAGGGACCCATTCCGACAAGGGATGGCGGGAGTATTCCGATAGTTTCTCTGTTTAAAGATGAACTTAATCTAAATACAGTGCTTATGGGCTTTGGTCTGGATTCAGATGCTATACATTCACCTAATGAGCATTATGGCATCTTTAACTATATGAAAGGGATTGAAACTATAACCCTGTTTTACAAACATTTTGCTGAAATGAATAAATAA
- a CDS encoding PAS domain-containing sensor histidine kinase, whose protein sequence is MKSSETNYNDELGAENGYLSLIFQNTSDLFCLLEVKNNTELIILSVNPSYLEAAKSFNPKITAQTFLGRSITDVMYEEYEYSKAKAQDVLAKYEEVLETCETNIFIEEFEFKGDTRYYSSSITPITNKEGQCTHLLYASNDITEKKSYEIRLTSREKKFRALIENAYEGIVLYNSEGYIIYASPSVQNIAGYSENDVCNRKGTDFIHPDDILISQDAFKSILSQPGQSLNYRFRLRHADGHYLWSDATLTNLLDKPEVSGIISNFRDITKQKLAEDKARETSQLLEGINQNINEGIYRSVPTGNFKYVNQAFLKMFGFDTLNALNKIHSSKLYASMDKRKEIHEMLLSKKNINNVEVKFKRKDGSEFWGLMSSSLIKGEHNQTYFDGAVRDITKQKIAEEKSRQNEQLLTSISQNITEGIFRTSVHGGIVFANEAFIEIFGYDSEEEVLRINPNVLYAEETARTQIVESIRSQGFVRNKEVELVKKNGDTFWGLYSCSHSKGPQGEDIFDGAVRDITEIKMAEDKLTKLNEELRKQNLALANREEELNVALRELSDRNFELDQLVYKTSHDLRSPLTSILGLVNIAKIDEDRGHQAEYLGRIEKSILKLDEFVRSMLNYAKASRTEVKMEPFELKALIENCITDLEYLESFKQVKTTLIIEGDSKSFTSDPLRLKIIFSNIISNAYKYVNSEVRNSYLKIKAVFTPTELIITFKDNGIGIHRSQIKKIFDMFYRATEKSEGSGLGMYIVKQSINKLGGEISVESKVNVGTTFKIVLPAA, encoded by the coding sequence ATGAAATCCTCTGAAACCAATTATAACGATGAGCTCGGCGCGGAAAATGGCTACCTTTCGCTAATTTTTCAAAATACTTCAGACCTGTTTTGCTTGCTGGAAGTAAAAAACAACACCGAACTGATAATATTATCTGTTAACCCGTCATACCTGGAAGCCGCAAAATCATTTAATCCAAAAATTACAGCCCAGACGTTCCTGGGGAGAAGTATTACCGACGTAATGTATGAGGAATATGAATATAGTAAAGCAAAGGCCCAGGATGTATTAGCCAAGTATGAGGAAGTACTTGAAACCTGCGAAACCAATATATTCATAGAGGAATTTGAATTTAAAGGTGACACAAGGTACTATTCATCATCAATTACACCTATAACCAATAAAGAAGGGCAATGTACTCACCTGCTATATGCCTCTAACGACATTACGGAAAAGAAGAGCTATGAGATAAGGTTAACATCGAGGGAGAAGAAATTCAGGGCGTTAATAGAAAATGCCTACGAAGGAATAGTACTCTACAATTCGGAGGGTTACATCATCTATGCAAGCCCTTCTGTACAAAATATTGCTGGTTATTCAGAAAATGATGTCTGCAACAGGAAGGGTACGGATTTTATCCACCCCGATGATATACTTATTTCGCAGGATGCATTTAAAAGCATACTGTCACAACCGGGTCAAAGTCTGAATTACCGATTTAGATTAAGACATGCAGACGGTCACTACCTTTGGTCGGATGCTACCCTCACCAACCTGCTCGACAAGCCCGAGGTGAGTGGGATTATTTCCAATTTCAGAGATATAACCAAACAAAAGCTCGCCGAAGACAAAGCACGGGAAACGAGTCAGCTACTGGAGGGCATTAATCAAAACATAAATGAAGGTATCTATAGGAGTGTGCCTACGGGTAATTTCAAATATGTTAATCAGGCATTTTTGAAAATGTTTGGTTTTGACACTCTCAACGCCTTGAATAAAATCCATTCGTCAAAGCTTTATGCATCCATGGACAAACGAAAAGAAATCCATGAAATGTTATTAAGTAAAAAGAATATCAACAACGTTGAAGTAAAATTTAAAAGAAAGGACGGCTCAGAGTTTTGGGGATTGATGAGTTCTTCCCTTATCAAAGGGGAGCACAACCAGACTTATTTTGATGGGGCCGTAAGGGACATTACCAAGCAAAAGATCGCTGAAGAAAAGTCAAGGCAAAATGAACAGCTTTTAACCTCAATCAGCCAGAATATTACAGAAGGTATATTCCGAACCTCCGTGCATGGAGGTATAGTTTTTGCCAACGAAGCATTTATAGAAATATTCGGCTATGACTCAGAAGAAGAGGTACTTAGAATTAACCCAAATGTGCTCTACGCAGAGGAAACAGCCAGAACACAGATTGTAGAATCCATCCGTTCGCAAGGTTTTGTGAGAAATAAAGAAGTAGAACTGGTAAAGAAAAACGGGGATACATTCTGGGGTCTGTACAGTTGTTCCCATTCCAAAGGCCCACAGGGGGAAGATATTTTTGATGGCGCCGTCAGGGATATCACTGAAATAAAGATGGCAGAAGATAAGCTGACCAAACTTAATGAAGAACTTAGGAAACAAAACCTGGCACTGGCCAATAGAGAAGAAGAGCTTAATGTAGCCCTTCGCGAGCTGTCTGACAGAAATTTTGAACTAGATCAGTTAGTATATAAAACCTCCCATGATTTAAGATCACCTCTGACCTCCATTCTTGGTCTTGTTAATATTGCGAAGATTGATGAAGACCGGGGGCATCAGGCCGAGTATCTTGGCCGGATTGAAAAGAGTATATTAAAACTTGATGAATTCGTGCGATCGATGCTTAATTATGCAAAAGCCAGCCGCACGGAGGTGAAAATGGAGCCGTTTGAACTTAAGGCGCTGATTGAAAATTGCATCACTGATCTGGAATATCTCGAAAGCTTTAAGCAGGTAAAAACCACCTTAATCATTGAAGGAGACAGTAAATCATTTACAAGTGATCCGCTCAGGTTAAAAATCATTTTTAGCAACATCATTTCAAATGCCTACAAATACGTAAACTCAGAGGTCAGGAATAGTTATTTAAAAATTAAAGCTGTTTTTACCCCAACAGAGCTGATAATTACTTTTAAGGACAACGGTATAGGCATACACAGAAGTCAGATAAAAAAAATATTTGACATGTTTTACCGGGCCACTGAAAAATCTGAAGGATCGGGGCTCGGTATGTATATCGTAAAACAGTCCATCAATAAGCTGGGAGGAGAAATATCAGTTGAAAGCAAGGTCAATGTGGGTACAACTTTTAAAATCGTTTTACCTGCCGCTTAG
- a CDS encoding protein-disulfide reductase DsbD family protein, with protein MKKLFFLFSSLVFSLPIFSQVIEPSSWTTSASSKEVEVGDNVELIFKAKIIKDWYLYSSDFDPDCGPMVTTFTFTPNSSYELVGDVKAINPVEKYDDIFECNVRIFKKTGEFRQTIKVLNTDLKISGNYEFQVCSDVDGKCIPFDHDFIFDNFRFKSSTVGTSAPDSQETEQPADKSQIKIEETKPEQAQTNDNKTKLTSAASDTIKTAKKDYSKIANTGPILDESLVVKDDRDKSLIWFMIFAFIAGLAALLTPCVFPMIPMTVSYFTGGGKGPGKAFIYGFSIILIYTFIGSALAPLMGPETANHLSTEWLPNVIFFSVFLIFALSFFGLFDITLPSSFVNSMDKKADKGGLVGVFFMAFTLVLVSFSCTGPIVGSILVGSAGGQILKPILGMFAFSLAFAIPFTLFAVFPKWLSNLPKSGGWLNSVKVVLGFIELALAFKFLSIADQAFHWGVLDREVNIAIWIVIFALMGFYLLGKIRLPHDNKLEVISVPRLMMAIATFTFVLYLIPGMWGAPLKALAGYLPPMYTHDFDLIGLARQADDPEVAECGQPKYGDFLHLPHGLNGYFDYDQALACARQQNKPLFIDFTGHGCTNCREMEAVVWSDPEVLRRLKEDYVVVALYVDDKTGLPESEWFTSKYDGKIKKTIGKQNADLQINNLNNNAQPFYVLVGLDEKVLVEPVTYDRSVSNFIDFLDKGTKKFNQHYN; from the coding sequence ATGAAAAAGTTATTTTTTTTATTCTCAAGCTTAGTTTTTTCCCTGCCCATTTTTTCACAGGTTATAGAACCCTCTTCCTGGACCACCTCTGCCAGCAGCAAAGAGGTCGAGGTTGGAGACAATGTTGAATTGATTTTTAAAGCAAAGATCATTAAAGACTGGTACCTGTATTCATCTGACTTTGATCCTGATTGCGGGCCAATGGTTACGACATTTACCTTTACCCCAAATAGCAGCTATGAACTGGTGGGTGATGTGAAAGCCATAAACCCTGTTGAAAAATACGACGACATCTTTGAGTGTAACGTCAGGATTTTCAAGAAAACCGGAGAATTTCGACAAACGATCAAAGTTCTTAACACTGACCTCAAAATTTCAGGTAACTATGAATTTCAGGTCTGCTCAGATGTGGATGGTAAGTGTATACCTTTCGATCACGATTTCATCTTTGATAATTTCAGGTTTAAATCCTCAACGGTGGGCACAAGCGCCCCCGATAGCCAAGAAACTGAACAACCTGCGGATAAGTCTCAGATAAAAATTGAAGAAACAAAACCTGAACAAGCGCAGACAAACGATAATAAGACTAAACTAACTTCAGCAGCTTCAGATACTATAAAAACTGCTAAAAAGGATTATTCAAAAATCGCCAATACAGGACCCATTCTTGATGAATCGCTTGTAGTGAAAGATGACAGGGACAAATCGCTTATATGGTTTATGATATTTGCCTTTATCGCCGGGTTAGCAGCACTTCTAACACCCTGTGTATTTCCCATGATCCCAATGACCGTAAGTTATTTCACTGGCGGAGGGAAAGGCCCCGGAAAAGCATTCATATATGGTTTTTCTATAATTCTGATATACACATTTATCGGCTCGGCACTGGCTCCGCTAATGGGACCGGAAACGGCTAATCACCTTTCCACCGAATGGCTTCCCAATGTTATCTTTTTCAGTGTATTCCTGATTTTCGCGCTATCCTTCTTCGGATTATTTGACATAACCCTTCCCAGTTCTTTTGTTAACAGTATGGACAAAAAAGCTGACAAGGGTGGGTTAGTAGGTGTTTTCTTCATGGCCTTTACACTGGTACTGGTTTCATTCTCATGTACAGGCCCTATTGTCGGCAGTATATTAGTAGGTTCAGCAGGCGGTCAGATCTTAAAGCCGATCCTGGGAATGTTTGCCTTTTCACTGGCCTTTGCAATTCCATTTACATTATTTGCAGTCTTCCCCAAGTGGCTAAGCAACCTTCCTAAATCCGGCGGCTGGCTTAATTCCGTCAAGGTCGTTCTTGGCTTCATTGAACTGGCGCTTGCATTTAAGTTCTTAAGCATAGCGGACCAGGCATTTCACTGGGGAGTACTGGACAGAGAAGTCAACATTGCCATCTGGATTGTCATATTTGCACTTATGGGCTTTTACCTTCTTGGAAAAATACGCTTACCTCATGACAACAAACTGGAGGTTATCAGTGTACCCAGACTCATGATGGCAATTGCCACCTTTACCTTTGTGCTTTACCTGATACCCGGTATGTGGGGTGCCCCCCTTAAAGCACTGGCAGGTTATCTGCCACCTATGTACACCCATGATTTTGACCTCATAGGCTTGGCACGGCAGGCTGACGACCCCGAAGTTGCCGAATGCGGCCAACCCAAATACGGCGATTTCCTGCACTTACCGCACGGCCTGAATGGCTATTTTGACTATGATCAGGCTCTGGCTTGTGCCCGTCAGCAAAACAAACCTCTTTTTATAGATTTTACAGGCCATGGTTGTACAAACTGTCGGGAGATGGAAGCAGTAGTCTGGTCAGACCCTGAAGTACTGAGAAGACTTAAGGAAGACTACGTGGTTGTAGCACTCTATGTAGATGATAAAACGGGGCTTCCCGAGTCAGAATGGTTTACCTCAAAGTACGATGGAAAAATTAAAAAAACCATCGGTAAACAAAACGCTGACCTGCAAATAAATAATCTCAATAATAATGCTCAGCCATTTTATGTACTGGTTGGCCTGGATGAAAAGGTACTGGTTGAACCGGTAACATATGACAGAAGTGTTTCAAACTTCATCGATTTTCTTGACAAAGGCACTAAAAAATTTAACCAACACTATAACTAA
- a CDS encoding SDR family oxidoreductase, translating to MTDNQMFRSKTKSISIIGMGWLGFPLGKFLVKNSHYVKGSTTTTSKLTAIEQGGIKGYHLALPDLDNRLDFFDTDILIISLPPSIKDYNQVIRVLLGQVKEHKIPWVIFVSSTSVYANANKRVIEEDAKNIASIHSGVRLLEVENLFASDPDFATTIIRFAGLYGPSREPGRFLAGKTDLNGPDSPVNLIHLDDCIGIIGRVIENEIKGQTFNACAPEHPKRKDFYTKACRSLGLEPPHFNNDQAPFKIIDSSKLVDVLQYQFIHENPMDDL from the coding sequence ATGACTGATAATCAAATGTTTAGATCAAAAACAAAATCAATCAGTATTATAGGAATGGGTTGGTTGGGCTTCCCTTTAGGTAAGTTTTTGGTCAAAAATTCACATTATGTTAAAGGATCTACCACTACCACCTCTAAACTAACAGCCATAGAGCAGGGAGGAATAAAGGGTTACCATCTGGCACTACCAGACCTTGATAATAGACTGGATTTCTTTGATACCGATATTCTGATTATATCTTTGCCGCCATCAATCAAGGATTATAACCAGGTGATCCGTGTATTGCTTGGGCAGGTTAAAGAGCATAAAATTCCATGGGTGATCTTTGTAAGTTCTACGTCGGTTTATGCCAATGCCAACAAAAGAGTTATAGAGGAAGATGCAAAAAACATTGCTTCAATACATTCCGGTGTGCGGCTTTTGGAGGTAGAAAACCTCTTTGCGAGTGATCCGGATTTTGCTACAACAATAATCCGGTTTGCAGGGCTTTACGGGCCTTCCAGAGAGCCAGGAAGATTTCTGGCGGGGAAAACAGATCTCAACGGACCAGACAGCCCTGTTAACCTTATTCATCTCGATGATTGTATTGGTATAATTGGTAGAGTGATTGAAAATGAAATAAAGGGACAGACATTTAATGCTTGTGCGCCTGAGCACCCCAAAAGAAAAGATTTCTACACAAAAGCATGCCGTAGTCTTGGGTTGGAACCACCCCACTTCAATAATGATCAGGCACCTTTTAAAATCATTGACTCGAGTAAATTGGTAGATGTGCTACAGTATCAATTCATACATGAAAATCCTATGGATGACCTTTAG